In Ferrigenium kumadai, the DNA window AAGCCAGGCGCAGGTGCTGCAGGCACAGGCCAACATGCAGAACGCGAAGGCGAACTACGAGCGCGCCAAGCAGCTGTTCGCGCAGAAATTCATCAGCCAGGCCGGGCTGGACAAGGCGCAGGCTGACTACAAGGTGGCGCTGGCGCAGGCGGCCGCGAGCGAGGCGGGCGCGGGGCAGGCAAGCCTGGCGCACGGCTATACCTCAGTGATCGCTCCCTACGGCGGTGTCGTGGCGGCGCGTCTGGTGGAAGTCGGCGAGATGGTGATGCCGGGCAAGCCCCTGATGACCGGCTTTGACCCCTCCGAGATGCGTGTTGTGGTGAGTGTGCCGCAGTACAAGCTGGCCGATATCGGCGCACGTCCCGAAGCGTCGGTGGAGATTCCTTCGCTGAACCGCTGGATCAAGGCCGCTTCGGTCACCGTGCAGCCCATCGCCGATGCGCGTACCCACAGCACCCAGGTGCGCGTGTACCTGCCTGCCAATGAGGCGGGCGTCTATCCGGGCATGTTCGTGCGAGCCCATTTCGTGGTCGGCAAAGTCAAGAAGCTGAC includes these proteins:
- a CDS encoding efflux RND transporter periplasmic adaptor subunit, translated to MKKTWVLYLLLISAVAAEAAGQPAVAPVQYREVAQTYSADGLVEATRQSTVSAQIGGRVKEVLFDVGDRVAKGQVILRIDEREAAQALAGSQAQVLQAQANMQNAKANYERAKQLFAQKFISQAGLDKAQADYKVALAQAAASEAGAGQASLAHGYTSVIAPYGGVVAARLVEVGEMVMPGKPLMTGFDPSEMRVVVSVPQYKLADIGARPEASVEIPSLNRWIKAASVTVQPIADARTHSTQVRVYLPANEAGVYPGMFVRAHFVVGKVKKLTIPASAVLRRSEVVAVYVADDKGNMKLRQVRLGEESDGLVEVLAGLKPGEQVALDPIKAGMSGRK